The DNA region CTTCGAGATCGACAGCGTGTTGGAGCTTGCCTGCCGCACGATGCCGAGGCCGACGCCGGTGCGGCCATTGACCTGAAGGCTTGACGATTTGGTCGCCGGTCCGAACACCACGTCGGCGACGTCGCCGATGCGCGTATCGCCCTTGATGCGGATCGCCTTGACGTCGTCGGCGCCCTTCACGCTGGCATCGGCGCGCACGAACATGTTGCGGTTGGCGTCGGTCAGGTTGCCGGCGGGAACATCGAGCGCCACGGTGGCAAGCGCCGTCTTCAGATCCGTCACCGTCAGGCCATAGGCGGCAAGGCGCATCGGATCGATATAGATGGAGATCATCGGCGAGCGATCGCCATTGACCTGAACGTCGGCGACGCCGGGGACCGATTTCAGCCGGTCGACGATAACGTCATTCACCAGTTGCGTCAGGTCCTCGATCTTCTGGCTCGACGAGGTGACGGCGAGGCGCATGATCGCGTCGCCATTGGTGTCGGCCTTGGCGATCGTCGGCGGGTCGGCATCGTCGGGCAGATTGCGCTGGGCATTGCCCACGGCATCGCGCAGGTCGCTGGCCGCGACGTTGATATCGGTCGAATCGGAGAACTGGATTGTCACGCGGCTGCGGCCGCTGGTGGACTGAGACTGGATGTCGGTCCAGCCCGAGACGCCGGCCGCGGCGTTCTCGATAACGCTGGTCACCTCCTTGTCCATAGTGTCGGGCGAGGCGCCGGTGTAGGTCGTGGTGATGGTGATCACCGGCTGGTCGATATTGGGCAGTTCGCGGATCTCGACACCGCCGAAAGCAGCGAGGCCTGCCACGACGATCAGGAGATTGGCGACGATGGCGAGCACCGGCCGGCGTACGGAAATCGCCGAAATGCCGCCCAGAGAGATTCCTCCCTTCGGCATGGGGTCATGATCGAGCGAATGATCGGGTGCGGGCACCGGCTTCGGCGGCTGGCTTTCGCTCATCGTCAGCTCCCCTTCGCCACGCCGCCGGCGGCTGCCTTGCCGCCTTCGGCATGCGCATTCAGCTCGGCTATCTTGGCGCCGTCGCGCAGACGCTGCAGCCCCTCCACCACGATCTTGTCACCCTCGGCAAGATCGGCCGACGAGACCAGCACGCGGCCGCTCTGCCTTTCGAGCACATTGATCGCGGCGCGCTTCACGCCGTCGCCGGCGACGCGCCAGACATAGGCGCCGTTGCGGTCCCATTGGATGGCAAGCGCCGAGAGCGCCAGTTGCTTCTCGCCCTGGAATGGCAGACGCACCTTGATCGACATGCCCGGCTTGACGCCCACGGCCTCGGCGGAGGCCGCATCGATCGTCGCCTCGACCTTCAGCGTACGCGCGCTGGCATCGACGCGGGTATCGATGGCGGAGACGACGCCCTTGATGACCGCATCCGGATCGCTATCGGCCGTTGCCGTGATCGGCTGGCCGATCGCGACGCGGCCCGAGAAGCGCTCCGGCACTAGGAAAGAGACCTTCATGACGGTCAGATCATCGAGCGTTGCCACCACGGTCGACGTCGTGACGAGGTCACCTTCGGAGATATTGCTGATGCCGACGACCCCGGCGAAGGGCGCCACGATGGTGCGCCGCTCCAGCGCGATCTGGGTGCCGAGCAGCGCGATCTCGGCCTTGCGCTCGCCCGACTGCGCATCCTGCAGCGCCGACTGGGTCAGATTATTCGTGCTGGCAAGCTTCTGCGAGCGCTCCAGCGTCTTCTGGGCGTCGCTGAGGGCAACTTGCGCCAGATCGAGCGCCGCCTTCTGGTCGGCATCGTCGAGGCGGAGAATCGACTGGTCCTTGGCAACCTTGTCGCCGGCCTTGAACAGCACCTCGGTGACGATGGCGCTCACCTGCGGGTAGAGGTTGATCGAGCGAGGCACCAGCACGGTGCCGACGGCACGCACTTCCTCGCCCGTCACGTCGCTGCCCACGACATCCGTCACGACGGGAGTGGGACCTGAAACGCCGCGCCCGCCGCCACGCTGCCCTCCCTGCCCACCCCCCGCGGTCCCGCCGGACGCGACTTCGGCGCCGCCGAAGAGGCTGGCGCGATGCTGGAACGCGTACCAGCCAGCGCCGGCGAGCAGCAGCACGAACACAGCGAGGAGAGCTTGCTTGCCGATGGACATGGTGATCCCGTTGATGATCCGACGAGGAGTCAAACGGGCGGCACCGACGCTTCCGTCGCGGAGCCAGCGGTTCTTCCGGACTTGCCGTCAGGCGCGCGGAGCCGCGGCCTCTCGGGTCTCGTGGAAATTGCGGCGCATATCGCGCGGCGTGCAGCCATAACGCTCCTTGAACGCCTCGTAGAAGCGGCTGAGCGAGCCGAAGCCAGCCTCGAAGGCGATATCGGCGATATCCCGCTCGCTGGCGAGCAGGCGGCCATGGGCGAGCATAAGGCGCTGCCGCGTCACATATTCGTTGATCGTCATGCCCAGCGTCTTGCGGAACAGCGTCATGGCATAGTTCGGGTGGAGTTCGACCGAGGCCGCGATATCGGCGACCGTGATCGGCTCGATCGCATGCTCGGCGATATAGCGCGCCATACGGTGGGCCCGGTCACGCTGGTGCTCGCCCGAACGCGGGTCCGATTCGAGCGCGCGCCGCTCCTCCTCGTCGGACGCAAGGTCGCGCCAGCCATCGAGGATGATGCGCCGAAGGCGCAATGCCAGTTCATCGCGCACCAGGCCGTGCAACGTTGCGCCCGGCTGCGCCATATCAGCATGCCAGCTCTTGAACATCGGCTCATCGAAGGGCCGCAGCTTGTTGGCCACCAGCACGCCACCCTGCAGGATGGGCGTCTTCAGCGGCTCGCAACCTGGCATCGCGAGAAACATCTCGACCGGCAAGTCGATGCAGATGAAATAGGTCGGCTCCTCCACCTCAATGACGCGGTGGGGGATCGCCGCCCAGAAGAGTCCGAGATCACCTTTCCTTAGCGTCACTGTCCGACCGTTGAAGAGATAGGTCATCGCGCCGGCTAGCAGCATGTTGAACTCGACATGGCTGTGCACATGCGCCGAGCGCATGAGCTTGACCTTCCAGATGTCGCCGACGAGGAACTCGCTCCCGGGCGTCGTCCGGTGATCGGGATCGACCAGGAACTCCTCGCTCATGCCCTTCTCCTCCCCGTCGAAGGATAGCCGAAGCGCGCCAGCTTCCAAGGCCCGCGACGCGAGGCGGAATTCCACCCCGCCTACAAATCGGGACTTTACTCCGGCGGCGGGATCGTGGACGGTAATTTCTGAGCCCGCTCGTATTGCAGGATCGACGTCGTCTGGCCGATCCATTTTAGCTTGTTGGAGGAACGTTCTATGGCAAGTCTGACGCTTCGCGATATCCAGAAGTCGTTCGGCGAAGTGCCGATCATCCGCGG from Kaistia algarum includes:
- a CDS encoding AraC family transcriptional regulator; this encodes MSEEFLVDPDHRTTPGSEFLVGDIWKVKLMRSAHVHSHVEFNMLLAGAMTYLFNGRTVTLRKGDLGLFWAAIPHRVIEVEEPTYFICIDLPVEMFLAMPGCEPLKTPILQGGVLVANKLRPFDEPMFKSWHADMAQPGATLHGLVRDELALRLRRIILDGWRDLASDEEERRALESDPRSGEHQRDRAHRMARYIAEHAIEPITVADIAASVELHPNYAMTLFRKTLGMTINEYVTRQRLMLAHGRLLASERDIADIAFEAGFGSLSRFYEAFKERYGCTPRDMRRNFHETREAAAPRA
- a CDS encoding efflux RND transporter periplasmic adaptor subunit; its protein translation is MSIGKQALLAVFVLLLAGAGWYAFQHRASLFGGAEVASGGTAGGGQGGQRGGGRGVSGPTPVVTDVVGSDVTGEEVRAVGTVLVPRSINLYPQVSAIVTEVLFKAGDKVAKDQSILRLDDADQKAALDLAQVALSDAQKTLERSQKLASTNNLTQSALQDAQSGERKAEIALLGTQIALERRTIVAPFAGVVGISNISEGDLVTTSTVVATLDDLTVMKVSFLVPERFSGRVAIGQPITATADSDPDAVIKGVVSAIDTRVDASARTLKVEATIDAASAEAVGVKPGMSIKVRLPFQGEKQLALSALAIQWDRNGAYVWRVAGDGVKRAAINVLERQSGRVLVSSADLAEGDKIVVEGLQRLRDGAKIAELNAHAEGGKAAAGGVAKGS